DNA from Dissulfurirhabdus thermomarina:
GGCTCCACGTCGAGCGGGACGTGGATCCCCGACTCGGACAACTGCGTGGACCAGGCCCTCCGTGACTTCTGCGGGGCCATGGAGATCCCCGACGTGGTGGATCCCACGGACCAGGCCGGTTCCACGGGCGAGTTCTGGAACCTCCCCGCCATGCTCACCGACTACGGCGTAACCGCCCAGCTGAGTTCGCCCATCGCCGTGATGCGGGGCCGGATCGCCCAGCCCTCGCCGCCCACCACCGGGGTGATCCGCGAGTTCTCCCGGGCCATCCGGATCGGCGTCATGGCCTTCAACGACGAGGGCTCGGACACCGAGTGCAACGCCTCCGACCCCTACATCCTCTACGACTGCACCAACCCCAAGAACCAGGACGGCGCCGAGGTGCTGGCCTACATCGACATGGACACCGGCAACGCCACCACCCACACCGCCGCCCTGGTCCAGGCCATCAACGACATCAAGGCCACCACGTGGACACCCTTGGCCGAGGCCCTCTACAACGCCCTGGGCTACTACGGCCAGAACGCCACGCGGCGCCTGAACTCCGGCTTCGGGGTGGAGGACTTCCTGGTGGACGCGAGCCACCCGGACCCGGTGCTGGCCTACTGCCAGAGCAACAACATCCTCCTCATCACCGACGGGGCCTCCACCGCCGACCAGGCGGCGGCGATGCGGGCCTTCGCGGCGCTGGCCGGGCACAACGACGGCGACGCCGACCCGGCCGCGTGCGGGAGCCTCGACGGGAGCTCCCTCCTCGACGACCTCGCCTGGTTCGGGAAACACGGCGACCCCCTGGACCTCTACGCCAACCCCTGGTACACGGATGAGAGCGGCAACCCGGTGACCAAGAAGAACATCTCCACCTACATCGTGGTGGCCGGCTCGCAGCGGAGCGACAACAGCACCGGCGAGTGCAACCCCCTGGTCCAGCTCACCGCCGCCGCCGCCAACGGCGGGACGACCCTCTACCAGGCCACCGACGTCTCGGCCCTGGAGACCCAGCTCCGGAACGTCTTCACCGACATCGCCGCCCGGGCCGCCTCGGGTACCGCGGCGTCGGTGATCTCGGCCTCGCGCGGCGGCGAGGGCGCCGTCTTCCAGGCCATGTTCTGGACCCGGAAGCTCGACAACCAGTCGCCCCGGAACGAGGTCCGGTGGGTGGGCGACGTCCACTCCCTCTTCCTGGGCGCCACCGGCGGGATCTTCGAGGACACCAACGGCGACGACGCCCTCGACCCCGCCGCCGACCGGCAGGTCACCCTCTACTTCGACTCCGCCCTCCAGCGGGCCCGGGCCTGCTACGGCGGGCTGAACGCCACCGCCGGCACCTGCACCAACGCCACCGAGATCGAGAACGTCCACTTCCTGTGGTCCGCGGCCGACTGGCTGGCCGGCATCTCCGACGCGGACATCACCGCGAACCGGGCGACCTACCTCTCCGGGACGCCCAAGCGCTACATCTTCACCTGGGAGGACCTCAACGCCGACGGCGTGGTGGACTCCGGAGAGGTGCTCCCCTTCGACCAGAATCTCCCCGCGGCCTTCGGCGTGAGCGCGAGCCGCGGTCCCATCTCCCAGGACTTCGGCGTCAAGACCAACGCCGAGGCCATCGACATCATCAACTGGATCCGGGGAGCCAACGTAACGGGCTTCCGCAACCGGACCCTGGTGGAGGGCGGTGCTCCCAAGGTGTACCGGCTGGGCGACGTGGTCCACTCCACGCCCATGGTGGTGGCCGCCCCCGCCGAGAGCTACGCCCTCCTCTACGACGACCTCTCCTACGCCCGGTTCTACCGGCACTACAAGAACCGGCGGCAGATGGTCTACTTCGGCGCCAACGACGGGATGCTCCACGCCGTCAACGGCGGCTTCTTCGACCCGACGACTCGGAAGTTCTGCCGCGACGCCAACTGCAGCGGCGCCGCCGGAGCCCCGGAGCTCGGCCAGGAGATGTGGGCCTACGTCCCCTACAACCTCCTGCCCTACCTGAAGTGCCTCACCGACCCGGACTACCAGCACCGGTACTTCGTGGATCTGCGCCCGCGGATCTTCGACGCCAAGATCTTCCCCGACGACGCCGACCACCCCGGCGGCTGGGGCACCCTCCTGGTGGGCGGGATGCGCCTCGGGGGCGGCACACTGAAGGCCGCCGACCTGGACCTCGCCGTGGACGGCTCCCTGGACTACGCGAGCGACGACCGGACCTTCGTCTCGGCCTACTTCATCCTCGACATCACCAACCCGGAGAAGCCCCCGACGCTGCTGGCCGAGATGACAGACACCACCACGGGGAGCGAAGCCCCCATGGGCTTCACCACGGCCATCCCCACCGTGGTGCCCATGCGCCAGGACACCAACACCACGGAGTGGACCCTCGTCCTCGGAAGCGGCCCCACCAACATGTACGGCGAGAGCACCCAGAAGGGCCGGGTCTGCACCTTCCCGCTGAACGGCCTGGCGGGCACGCCGCGCGCCTTCCGGCTGCCCGCGGCCCCGCCCTCCTTCGCCAACGAGGCCGGCTGCTTCGAGCTGGACGACAAGAGCTTCGTCTCGGACCTCATCACCGTGGACTTCGACCTCCGCCACGACCCGCTCTACAAGGCCGACGCGGTCTACTTCGGCACGGTGATCGGCGACTCGGCCCCGGGCCAGGGCGGAAAGCTCTACCGGCTCATCACCCGGCGGCTCGCCGCCGACGGGACCCAGGAACTCACGCACCCCCACGAGTGGGCCGGGCTCCGCAGCCCGAACCCGGCGGTCCTGATCGACGCCGGCCGGCCCATCACCGCTGCCCCGGCGGTGGGGACCGACGGCCAGAACTACTGGATCTACGTGGGAACGGGGCGCTACTTCGACGCCCTGGTGGACAAGAACGACAACACCACCCAGTACGAGTTCGGGATCATGGAGCCGACGAACGCCACCACCGGGCGCCTCACCTGGGAGCAGGTGGAATTCGGCCCGGCCGGTTTCCTCCCGCAGCCCAGGGGCAGCCGCGGCCTCCAGCGGGTGGACCAGATCCAGGTGGCGCTGGCCACCTCGCCGGCGCTGGCGAGCCTCTGCTGCAGCGCCTCGGAGAACTTCCTGGACGCGGCCAACGCCAGCATCTGCTCGGCCAACGACACGAGCTGCCTCCCCGACCGGGTCGCACCGCTGGCAGGAAAGGTGAACAACTTCGGCGAGCTCAAGGACTACATCCTGAGCTACCGGGACGGCTGGTACCGGGAGATGACCATCCCCCGCGAGCGCAACCTCGGCCAGGCGGCGCTCCTCGGCGGGCTGCTGCTCTACACCACCTACCAGCCCATCGACAACGTCTGCCTCCCCGAGGGCTACAGCTACCTCTACGCCCTCTACTACCAGACGGGGACGGCCTGGTTCAAGAACATCTTCGCGGACCTGCAGGGCGCGACCCACGGCGCCTCGAGCCGCAACCTCGGCCGGGGCATGGCCCTCACCCCGAGCCTCCACACCGGGAAATCCGAGGGCTCGAAGGCCTTCGTCCAGACCAGTACCGGCGCCATCCTCGAGATCGAGACCCCCGAACTGCCGCTCAAGAACGTCCACAGCGGCCGGGTGAACTGGCGCGAGATGACGGACGAGTAAGCAGGCGGCGCGCGCCACGCGCCGATCCCCGCGCCCCCGCCCCCGGCGACCCCGGCGGTGGGGGCGCTCCCTTTCCGCACCGCGCCGGATTCAAGCCCTTGACCTCCGCCGCCGATCAGTCCACAACAGGAAGGGAGATGGCCCGTTCGTGCATGACCATTTTTGGGCACCATGGTGACAAAATTCGACACCCCGCTCTCTCCCGGCGCTCCCATCCCGGAGCGGGCGGGAGGGGCCATGCCGGCATCCCCGCCGCCGGCGGCCGCCTGCCGGGCCCCCCGGCGCCCGGGAGGCCTCCAGCATCTTGGCACACTTTTCGCAGACCTATGGGGCCGAAGCCACTCGGAGAGCACAACCCGGCCCAGGGGAGGTGAGACGCAGACACGGCGGCCGGTCGAGAGTTTCGGTTCCATGGGAACCCATCGGATACCAACCCAAATCCTCAACGCAAGGAGGGACCAACATGTTTGAATTCTTCCACAAGGCCAGAAAGGCAGGGCAGAAGGGCTTCACCCTGGTGGAGCTCATGATCGTCGTGGCCATCATCGGCATCCTGGCGGCCATCGCCATCCCGCAGTTCGCCAAGTACCGGGCGAGGGCGCAGAACACCAGCGCGCTCTCCGATCTGCGGAACCTTCGGACCGACCTCGAGGGCTTCTACGCGGAATGGATGGAATACCCGGTGCCGTGATCCATGGCTTGATACCATCGGTTTACTCATCGTTTACTCGTAGATTTCGCCACTTATGCTCAAGGAGGCATGACATGCGGACCAGACTCATTCGCTGCTTGCAGATTTCCATGGCACTCCTCTTCCTGGTTGCCTTGGGATATCAAGGCCCTGCCATTGCCGCATCGGGTACGGTCACATCGGGCTTGTTCAACGTGACAGATGCTACATGTGGTGGCCAGCTTTCTTTTGAACTCTCCCCGAACGTCCAGCTTGGCTACAATATCTTAGACGACAGCTTCGCCATCAACTCCTTCAACGACAAGACCGACACAACCAACGGGATGGAATACGGTATCGGATCCGACAAGCCCGGATATTATCAGCGGCAAAAGACCGTGGATGCTGGCACGGCCATCACTGCGCCGACTGGGAGCAACTCCTCTGCCTTCAGCACAAACGGAACTAATGCCTGGACCTACCAGGGCAGCACCAAGTAACATTGGCTGAAGCCTTCGCCGCCGGGTTCAGCCGGGTCCGAAAGGGATACCGGCTGAACCCGTTCCGGCGTGACAAAAGACCCGCCGTCCAAGACCTCTCTCTCCGGCTCGCGGAGGGGGAGGTCTTCGGCATCGTGGGGCCCAACGGCGCCGGGAAGAGCACCACCATCAAGATCCTCATGGGGTTCATCCGCCCGGACGCGGGCGAGGTGGAGATCCTCGGCCGGGCGCCCTCCGACCCCGAGGTCCACGCCGAGGTGGGCTACCTCCCGGAAAACCCCTGCCTCTACGAGCACCTGACCGCCCGGGAGCACCTCCGCTTCGCCGCCCGCATCACCGGGATGCGGCCGCGGGAGGCCAGGGCGCGCATCGACGAGATCCTGGAGCGGGTGGACCTCCTCCACGCCGCGGACAAGCCCGTCCGGAGCTACTCCAAGGGGATGACCCAACGCGCGGCCCTGGCCTACGCCCTGGTCCACGATCCCCGGCTCCTCGTCCTGGACGAGCCCATGTCGGGCCTCGACCCCCTGGGCCGGCACCTGGTGGTGGAGATCCTCCAGGAGGCCTCCGCCCGGGGAAAGACCATCCTCTTCTGCTCCCACATCCTCACCGACGTGGAACGCTTCTGCACCCGGATCGGCATCATGAACCGGGGGCGGCTCGTCGCCGAGGTGACCCCGGGCGAACTCAAGCACCGCGGCGCCGGGGTAGGTGCGGAAACCGCCGCACCGGGAGCGGCCTCCCCCCTGGAGGCCTTCTTCCTCGAGGTCATCCGGGGAAACCGGCCATGAAGCGGCTGAACCGCGTCTGGGCCGTCTCGTGGCTCACCTTCCGGGAAGGGCTCCGCCACCGGGTGCTCATCGGGGTGGGGATCGCGGCGGCCGGGTTTCTCGCCGTCTCCGTCCCGGTGAGCGGCTTCTTCCTCCGCGAGATCGGGAAGGTCCAGGCCGACTGGTGTCTCTCCGTGGTCACCGCCGGCGGGCTGCTCGTTCCGTTCTTCCTCGGGATCCAGCTCCTGGCCCGGGACTTCGAGCGGCGGACCGCCTTCGCCCTGCTGTCGCGGGCCGTCTCCCGGACGGACTTCATCCTGGGAAAGTTCGGCGGCCTGGTCCTCCTCGCCGCCGCCGTCATGTCACTCCTGGCGGCGGCCGCGGCGGGCGCCCTCCTCGGCGGACGCGCGATCTACGGAAGACTCTACTACCAGAGCCTCTCCTGGGCGGCCTTCTTCCAGGCGACGGGCGCCGCCTTCCTCGAGGTGGTCCTCCTCGACGCCATGGTGGTCTTCTGGTCCACGGTGAGCACCAGCTCCTTCGTGGCCCTCCTCTTCTCCCTCTCCACCTACGTGGTGGGGCAGACGGTGGAGGACGTCCTCCGGTTCATCGCCGCCAAGGTGCCGGGGGTGGAGATCTCGCCGGTGGTGGAGGTCACGGTCCGGGTGGTGAAGTACCTCGTCCCGGACCTCGCCGCCTTCGACCTCAAGCTCCAGGCGAGCCACGGCATGGTGACCCCGGCCGCCGACCTCCTGCTCCTCGTGCTGAACGCCCTCTGCTACGGCACCGTCTTCCTGTGCGGGGCGATCCTGGTCTTCCGGAGGAAGGACCTCGCATGAAGGGCACCCGCGGCACGATCCTGGTCCTCGCCCTGGCCCTCTTCGCCGTGCCCTGGTGCACCGACCGCCTCTACGAGGCCCGGGGCCGTTTCCACGCCGCCACCGCGGGTCTCTTCCCCCCGCCCACCACCGGCGTCCTCCGGGCCTCCACCCTGGAGTTCACGGGGGCCGCCAGCGACTGGTTCTTCCTCCGGGTCATGACCGTGGTGGGACAAGCCCTCATCGAGGCCCGGGAACCCTCCCGCGCGGAGTGGCAGTGGGTCTACGAGTGGCTGGACCGCGTGACCGACCTCGACCCCCGGTTCTGGGACCCCTACGTCTTCGCCGAGGCCGTGCTGACCTGGAAAAACGACATGCTGCCCCAGGCGGACCGGCTCCTCCTCAAGGCCGCCGAGGCCCGGCCCGACCTCTACCGCCCCTATTTCTACCTGGGGTTCAACCACTTCTACTTCCAGCGGGACTATGCCACGGCCGCGGGCTACCTCCGGAAGGCGGCGAAACGCCCCGGCGCCCCGGGATGGATCATGAAACTGGCCGCCCGCATGAGCCTCTACGGGGGCCAGACGATGGCGGGCATCGTGCTGCTCGACGACCTCATCCGCACCACGCGCGACCCGCGCACCCGGGCCTCCCTGCTCCGGCGGCGCCAGGCCCTCGAGGCCGTGGCGGTCATCGAGAAGGCAGTGGCGGCCTTCCGGCGCGAAAAGGGCCGTTTCCCGAAGGACATCGAGGAGCTGGTCCGCTCGGGCCTCCTCGCCTCGATCCCGGCCGATCCCTACGGGGGGCGGTTCTACCTGGACCGGGAGGGACGCGTCGACACCACCAGCCGCTTCCTGCCGAAACGCCGCTAGCCGCCGCCCCCCCGAGCCCCTTTCCCCCGCCGCCGCCCCGGGATAAACTGTCGGCGTCGCCATCCACACCCGTGCCCCCGAGCGAGGCTGAAACCAGGCCGACCGGTCGACCCATGCCCGCAGACCCCACCCTCGCCGCCGCCGCCGCGGCGGCCGCGCTCGCCCTGGCCGCCCTGGCCGCGGGGATCGTCTCGCATCTGCGCCGCCGGGAGGAGGCGGTCCGCGCCGAGGCCCGCCTCGAGGAGATCGCCCGACAGGTCCAGGCCCTGGGGACCGACCTCCGCGGGGCCCAGGCCCAGGCCCGAGAGGAACAGGCCCGGCACGCGGCGGGCCTTGAACAGGCGGTCTCGGCCCAGCTCCGCCAGGGGGCCGAGAACCTCGCCCGGATCCACGAGGGGCTCCTGAAGGGCATGGGGGAGGTCCACCGCCAGGTGACAACGGCCCTCTCCGCCTCCACGGAGCAGCTCGAAAGGCGTTTCGAGCAGCTCACCCGGGCCACCGACACCCGGCTCCGGGAGATCGGCGGCCAGGTGGAGGGCCGCCTGCAGGAGGGCTTCAAGGAGACCACCGCCACCTTCGCCGACGTCCAGAAACGGCTCGCCCTCATCGACCAGGCCCAGCGCCACATCCAGGAGCTGTCCCACAACGTGGTCTCGCTCCAGGAGGTGCTGGCCGACAAGCGCTCGCGCGGTGCCTTCGGCGAGGTGCAGCTGGCCGCCCTGGTCCGGAACGTCCTCCCGGAAGGCGCCTTCGCCCTCCAGCGGGAGCTCTCCAACGGCACCCGGGTGGACTGCCTCCTCTACCTCCCGGAACCCACGGGCACCGTGGCCGTGGACGCCAAGTTCCCCCTGGAGAACTTCCACCGGATGTGCGACCCCGACGCCCCGGCGGCGGAACGCGCCCGGGCCGCCCGGCTCTTCAAGGCCGACGTGAAACGCCACATCCAGGACGTGGCGGACAAGTACGTCATCCCCGGCGAGACCGCCGACGGCGCCGTCCTGTTCCTCCCGGCCGAGGCGGTCTTCGCCGAGATCCACGCCCACCACCCGGACCTCGTGGAGCTGGCCTGGCGGCGCCGGGTCTGGCTCACTTCCCCCACCACCCTCATGGCGATCCTCACCACGGCCCGGGCGGTGCTGAAGGACGCGGCCACGCGCCGCCAGCTCCACGTGATCCAGGACCACCTCGTCCGGCTGGCGGAGGACTTCGACCGGTTCCAGAAGCGGATGGACAACCTCGCCCGCCACATCCGGCAGGCCGGGAAGGACGTGGAGGAGGTCCATACCTCGGCCCGGAAGATCACCCGCCGGTTCGAGAAGATCGAGAAGGTGGAACTCGCCCCCGCCGCCCCGGCGCCGGAACTCGGCGAGGGGCCCCAAAGCGGCGAGGACGACGAAGACGAGCCATGAAGCCGCCCCGCCCGGGGGACTTGCCCCCGGGCCCGGGTTCCGTTAGTAAGAGGCTGGCGGGACGCTCCGGGCGCCCCGCCGCCCCGCCCCGCCACCGGGGCCGACCACCGGGCGCCCCGGGCGCCCTGCACGACGAGGTGAACCGATCCATGGCCTTCGACACCACATCCGCCGGGAAACCGGAACCGCCGTCATCACCGGCGCGGCCCACCCTCCGCCGCCTGGTCCTGGACGTCCTGAAGCCCCACGAGCCCAACATCCTCGCCATCGCCAAGGCCCTGGCCGTGCTGCCCGGCGTGGACGGCGTGGACATCACGGTCTACGAGATCGACGCCAAGGTGGAGAACGTGAAGATCACCCTCGAGGGCACCGACCTCGAGTTCGCCCGGATCCGGAACGTGATCCACGACATGGGCGGCGCCATCCACTCCATCGACAAGGTCTCGACAGGCCGGGTCATCGTGGAGGAGGCCCCCACCCCGCAGGACTGAGCCCGGGATGGCACCCCTCGCCCTGCGCCGGGCCGTCGAGGAGCTCCGGCGCTACGACAAGATGGTGGGTATCTGGAAGATCGCCCGCCGCTACTTCGTCAACAACGCCTTCGACGGCCTCCTCACCGCCACGGGCCTGGTGCTCGGCAGCTGGCTGGCCCAGGTCCACGACCCGGCGGTCATCCTCCGGACGGGCTTTTCCACCGCCCTTGCCATCGGGGTCTCCGGCTTCTGGGGCGCCTACATGACCGAGGCGGCGGAGCGCCGCGACGACCTCGCCCGGCTCGGACGCCAAACGCTCACCGACCTCACCGACAGCCGCCTCGGCCGGGCCGTGGCGGTGGCCAGCCGGATCATCGCCGTGGTGGACGGTCTCTCCCCCTTCCTTGCGGCCGCCCTGGTGCTGGTGCCCTTCTTCTTCACCCCGTGGGCCCCGAGCATCCACTGGATCTACGGGATCTCGCTGGCCACGGCCTTCACCGCCCTCTTCGTGCTCGGGGTCTTCCTGGGGTGCATCTCCGGCCGCGGCCGGATCCGCTCCGGGCTCCTCATGCTGGTGGCGGGCCTGCTCTCGGCCGCCCTGAGCTACCTGATCAGCTGAGCCCGCTCCCTTCCCGGGCCGGCCCATCCGATCCAAGGCCTTCCTGCGAGGCCTTCATCCCTTGCCCATCCCTCCGCCCTCGTTTATTTTTTTTGGTGAAAAGACTCCGATCCCCATCAAGGAGGTCCGCCCATCAAGCGCACCGTCTCCACCCCGGAAAACCCCGCGGCCGTCCTCGACGAGGCCTTCGTCGCCTCGCTCTTCCCGCCCGGCCGCGACGACGCCTTCTTCGAGGCCCTCTACGGGGGCGCCGAGGAGGGGGCCTTCGACATCTCCCTCGGCCTCTCCCACTTCGACGAGGCCACGGGGACCCTGCACCTCGAGTTCCGGCTCACCGAGCGGCCGGGGAAGTGCCTGGCGTGCAACCTCACCTACGGCCTCCCGGAGGTCTTCCAGCGCCACCCGGTGATCGGGCTCCCGGACATCGTGCAAGCGGTGGAGGCGGCCCTGGCGCCCCACTGGCGCGTGGCGTCCTGGGAACTCGGGCGCACGCGGACCGTGAGCCGGAAGATGAACGTCATCCCCTTGTTCCTGCGGCTCGAACCCGCCGCCTGAGGCCCCCGGCCTCCCAGGAGGAGTCCATGCGCGTCATCGCCTTCGGAGACATCCACATGGAGTACGGGGAGCTCGCCCGGATCCCCGGTCTCGCCGAGGCCGACCTCGTCATCGTGACCGGCGACTTCACCAACTTCGGCGGCGAGAAGGAGGCCGAAAAGGTCCTCGGGGCCATCCGCCGCTACAACGGGAAGATCCTCGCCGTCCCCGGCAACCTCGACCAGCCGGAGGTGGCGGGCATGCTCCACGCCCGGGGGATCAACCTCCACGCCGACGGCGTCATGCTCGGCGAGACCGGCATCGTGGGGGTGGGCGGCTCCAACCCCACGCCCTTCAACACCCCCACCGAGTTCCCGGAGGAACGGCTCGCGGCCCTCATGGAAAAGGGCCTCGAGAAGGTCCGGGAGGCGAAGCGGTTGATCCTCGTCAGCCACGCGCCTCCCGTGGACACCGCGACCGACCGCATCCCAAGCGGGGCCCACGTGGGCAGCCGCGCCGTGCGCGACTTCATCGAGCGCCACCGCCCCCTCTTCTGCCTCACGGGCCACATCCACGAGGCCCGCGGCACCGACCGCATCGGGGAGACCCTGGTCCTGAACCCGGGGATGCTCTCCCACCCGGGGTGGATCGAGCTGGAGGAGACCGACGGCGGGGAGTGGACGGCCGTGATCCGGCCGTGACGGCGCCGCACCGGCCATCGCCCACCGGGACGCCTCCAGCGCCGCACCCCGGCGGCGCCTCACCGCCGCCGGGCCGCCCGGCCCGCCCCTCCCGGATCCCCGGCCGCGTTCACCCGGCTGCGAGGGGATCCGCCGCCCCTTCCCCTTCCCCGTCCGAGGCCGGGAGTCCCTCGGCCTCGAGGTAGTCCACCAGGGCCTCGTTCCACCGCCGGAGCCGCCCGCCGGTGAGCGCCGCGAAGAAGCTGGTGTCCAGGACGGAATAGGCGGGACGCCGGGCCGGCCGGGGATAGTCGCGGGTGGCCACCGGCCGGACACGGTCCGGGTCGCGGCCGGTGAGGCGGAAGATCTCCCGGGCGAACTCGTACCAGGTACACGTCCCCTCGTTGGTCACGTGCACGATCCCGCGCGCCCCCTGGGCCACCAGCCACCAGAGCCCCAGGGCGAGGTCCGGCGTGTAGGTGGGGGAGCCGCGCTGGTCGCTCACCACGTGGAGGATCTCCTTCTCCTCGGCCAGCCGCAGGATGGTACGGACGAAGTTCGGCCCGTGGCGGCCGTAGAGCCACGCGGTCCGGACGATGAGGTAGTCGCCCCCCATGGACTGGATGGCCTGCTCCCCGGCCAGCTTCGAGGCGCCGTAGACGTTCACGGGCCGCGTGGCGTCGGTCTCCCTGTAGGGCTGGCGCCCCTGCCCGTCGAAGACGTAGTCGGTGCTCATGTGGACGAGGCGGGTGCCGCACTCCCGGCAGGCCCAGGCCAGGTGCCCCGGACCCTTGGCATTGACGAGGTAGGCGGCGCCGCGCTCCGTCTCGCAGTCGTCCACCCGGGTGAAGGCCGCGCAGTTGACCACCACGTCGGGCCGGACGTCCTTCAGGCCCCGGATGCAGGCCTGGGGGCTCGAGACGTCGAGCTCGGAGCGGAGCCGGGGCACCACGTCGGCATGGCGCCGGAACCGCTCCACCACGTCACGGCCCAGCATCCCGCCCGCCCCCGTGACCAGCACCCGGAGGCTCACGTCCGCCCTCCCAGCCGGTCGCCGTACATCCGGCGGTAGTAGTCCCGGTAGGACCCGTCGGTGATGGCCCGGACCCAGTCACGGTGGGCCTCGTACCAGGCGACGGTCTCGGCGAGGCCCCGGTCGAAGGGGATCTCGGGCCGCCAGCCGAGCTCCGCCTCGGCCTTGGCGGTGGCCATGGCGTAG
Protein-coding regions in this window:
- a CDS encoding PilC/PilY family type IV pilus protein; this encodes MKGLIRHILATTLALLAAAVLPGAAALAGDTCADNTAIPPFLSGGVPPNLLLVIDNSASMYDLAYVDEADPGACYDGIDLATGQESYNATRSYAGYFDRVDDAGNTQWYAYNATSQQFERKTAAEADALCTTAVGTRYDKAGTLCLKINETLTPHKMTAFAATGNFLNWAAASKLDVEKRILTGGKYDAANHQLVMESRGCLERRMIKQVAVTQGVTTYYLALGVRPPREPYPLWKAGTAYTAGDIVKSVGSLYKATTSGTSASNATSALDDTGVTWTEYTLGRWADNVAYPAGTLVSDIGSSGTYDLYHMYYTPTGGTSHGTNPEDDTGVDWILYTETQIEVFQPKTNGFDTSACDEAIDLLEAGGSQGQIKSDIDACMAYDNATSTYATLSGYMNAPFNHSVQNCWYLAKHGVWPPGAGSVTAAQNDCEKLYALIDPWDITPDYPGYVCFGIYQDVNGTVTQYGYVGRCWNAVSSNATLTCTKYHPKHPGDPAYCQKWEVTGSTSSGTWIPDSDNCVDQALRDFCGAMEIPDVVDPTDQAGSTGEFWNLPAMLTDYGVTAQLSSPIAVMRGRIAQPSPPTTGVIREFSRAIRIGVMAFNDEGSDTECNASDPYILYDCTNPKNQDGAEVLAYIDMDTGNATTHTAALVQAINDIKATTWTPLAEALYNALGYYGQNATRRLNSGFGVEDFLVDASHPDPVLAYCQSNNILLITDGASTADQAAAMRAFAALAGHNDGDADPAACGSLDGSSLLDDLAWFGKHGDPLDLYANPWYTDESGNPVTKKNISTYIVVAGSQRSDNSTGECNPLVQLTAAAANGGTTLYQATDVSALETQLRNVFTDIAARAASGTAASVISASRGGEGAVFQAMFWTRKLDNQSPRNEVRWVGDVHSLFLGATGGIFEDTNGDDALDPAADRQVTLYFDSALQRARACYGGLNATAGTCTNATEIENVHFLWSAADWLAGISDADITANRATYLSGTPKRYIFTWEDLNADGVVDSGEVLPFDQNLPAAFGVSASRGPISQDFGVKTNAEAIDIINWIRGANVTGFRNRTLVEGGAPKVYRLGDVVHSTPMVVAAPAESYALLYDDLSYARFYRHYKNRRQMVYFGANDGMLHAVNGGFFDPTTRKFCRDANCSGAAGAPELGQEMWAYVPYNLLPYLKCLTDPDYQHRYFVDLRPRIFDAKIFPDDADHPGGWGTLLVGGMRLGGGTLKAADLDLAVDGSLDYASDDRTFVSAYFILDITNPEKPPTLLAEMTDTTTGSEAPMGFTTAIPTVVPMRQDTNTTEWTLVLGSGPTNMYGESTQKGRVCTFPLNGLAGTPRAFRLPAAPPSFANEAGCFELDDKSFVSDLITVDFDLRHDPLYKADAVYFGTVIGDSAPGQGGKLYRLITRRLAADGTQELTHPHEWAGLRSPNPAVLIDAGRPITAAPAVGTDGQNYWIYVGTGRYFDALVDKNDNTTQYEFGIMEPTNATTGRLTWEQVEFGPAGFLPQPRGSRGLQRVDQIQVALATSPALASLCCSASENFLDAANASICSANDTSCLPDRVAPLAGKVNNFGELKDYILSYRDGWYREMTIPRERNLGQAALLGGLLLYTTYQPIDNVCLPEGYSYLYALYYQTGTAWFKNIFADLQGATHGASSRNLGRGMALTPSLHTGKSEGSKAFVQTSTGAILEIETPELPLKNVHSGRVNWREMTDE
- a CDS encoding pilin; the encoded protein is MFEFFHKARKAGQKGFTLVELMIVVAIIGILAAIAIPQFAKYRARAQNTSALSDLRNLRTDLEGFYAEWMEYPVP
- a CDS encoding ABC transporter ATP-binding protein codes for the protein MAEAFAAGFSRVRKGYRLNPFRRDKRPAVQDLSLRLAEGEVFGIVGPNGAGKSTTIKILMGFIRPDAGEVEILGRAPSDPEVHAEVGYLPENPCLYEHLTAREHLRFAARITGMRPREARARIDEILERVDLLHAADKPVRSYSKGMTQRAALAYALVHDPRLLVLDEPMSGLDPLGRHLVVEILQEASARGKTILFCSHILTDVERFCTRIGIMNRGRLVAEVTPGELKHRGAGVGAETAAPGAASPLEAFFLEVIRGNRP
- a CDS encoding ABC transporter permease, whose product is MKRLNRVWAVSWLTFREGLRHRVLIGVGIAAAGFLAVSVPVSGFFLREIGKVQADWCLSVVTAGGLLVPFFLGIQLLARDFERRTAFALLSRAVSRTDFILGKFGGLVLLAAAVMSLLAAAAAGALLGGRAIYGRLYYQSLSWAAFFQATGAAFLEVVLLDAMVVFWSTVSTSSFVALLFSLSTYVVGQTVEDVLRFIAAKVPGVEISPVVEVTVRVVKYLVPDLAAFDLKLQASHGMVTPAADLLLLVLNALCYGTVFLCGAILVFRRKDLA
- a CDS encoding tetratricopeptide repeat protein, which produces MKGTRGTILVLALALFAVPWCTDRLYEARGRFHAATAGLFPPPTTGVLRASTLEFTGAASDWFFLRVMTVVGQALIEAREPSRAEWQWVYEWLDRVTDLDPRFWDPYVFAEAVLTWKNDMLPQADRLLLKAAEARPDLYRPYFYLGFNHFYFQRDYATAAGYLRKAAKRPGAPGWIMKLAARMSLYGGQTMAGIVLLDDLIRTTRDPRTRASLLRRRQALEAVAVIEKAVAAFRREKGRFPKDIEELVRSGLLASIPADPYGGRFYLDREGRVDTTSRFLPKRR
- the rmuC gene encoding DNA recombination protein RmuC — translated: MPADPTLAAAAAAAALALAALAAGIVSHLRRREEAVRAEARLEEIARQVQALGTDLRGAQAQAREEQARHAAGLEQAVSAQLRQGAENLARIHEGLLKGMGEVHRQVTTALSASTEQLERRFEQLTRATDTRLREIGGQVEGRLQEGFKETTATFADVQKRLALIDQAQRHIQELSHNVVSLQEVLADKRSRGAFGEVQLAALVRNVLPEGAFALQRELSNGTRVDCLLYLPEPTGTVAVDAKFPLENFHRMCDPDAPAAERARAARLFKADVKRHIQDVADKYVIPGETADGAVLFLPAEAVFAEIHAHHPDLVELAWRRRVWLTSPTTLMAILTTARAVLKDAATRRQLHVIQDHLVRLAEDFDRFQKRMDNLARHIRQAGKDVEEVHTSARKITRRFEKIEKVELAPAAPAPELGEGPQSGEDDEDEP
- a CDS encoding DUF211 domain-containing protein; translated protein: MNRSMAFDTTSAGKPEPPSSPARPTLRRLVLDVLKPHEPNILAIAKALAVLPGVDGVDITVYEIDAKVENVKITLEGTDLEFARIRNVIHDMGGAIHSIDKVSTGRVIVEEAPTPQD
- a CDS encoding VIT1/CCC1 transporter family protein: MAPLALRRAVEELRRYDKMVGIWKIARRYFVNNAFDGLLTATGLVLGSWLAQVHDPAVILRTGFSTALAIGVSGFWGAYMTEAAERRDDLARLGRQTLTDLTDSRLGRAVAVASRIIAVVDGLSPFLAAALVLVPFFFTPWAPSIHWIYGISLATAFTALFVLGVFLGCISGRGRIRSGLLMLVAGLLSAALSYLIS